ccgaaccgagtacgctcgctcatctctaattacaaaatTAACAGCAGTCATATAGTCATTAGCTGACTCAATTTACTCATATACTATTACATAAAACCTCAAATGTGTCTTCCACTCTGACAAAAAAGGTCTCCGACACTACAGGCTACTGCACAGTTTACATTAGGCACTTAAAAAATTGTGGTGACCATCTTGGATGACCGAAAAGAATGGCTTGGAACCGGTGAATCGAAAGGATAAGAgctactgcaggtaatatactctcACCCCTCCGGTCCCGGGATCGGAGGGTTACTTTAAGATATAATAAAAACTCAAACTCTCCTAATCTAGCAGTCTGCACTCTCCATAGGGCTGTCCCCCGGAGTTTGCTTGCTTCCAATTTGAGCAGTCATGTGTCAGTCTAAGCACGTGActactgtgaccaatcactggcctcagaagGGTATGTCACTGGTCAACCTGGGAGTAAGCGAAAGGCATTGGGAGCAGAATGGTGGAGGCACACATACTACTTTTTTTGAACACTACTTTACATGTACAGCATTTTGCAGGAGCCCCCTCCCTCCTATGATGTACATGTTCATCGTGGGTCGGGACGGGTTGATGGAGTAAATTGCAAAGCATAGAAATAGTGACTTTTTCATGTCGAATCATTATGTGGTTTTTCAGTTCTAGAAATATCCTTTCGCTTTGGTTTTATCCTTGTGAAAATAGACAAAACAACGAGGTGTGAATTCTGTGCACTAATacttccttaaagggattgttccaaTGGGGAAACAACCGCTATATACGCTATTAAGACATATGGACATCATAAAGCGGGGTCTGCCACTGTAGACCTACCTAAAGCAGTCAGAGTAAAGAACCATTAAATGCAGTACTACATTTCTCCTACAGTAGGCGCAACAGCAGAACTATAAGGTAACACGAGGCTTTCAGGAAAGcgtcattattaaaggggttgcctgcgaTGAGACAATTATTTTTATGTGAGTGGAACATATTTGACTATTTGCTTGTAAACGTCTGCTCACTCTCATGTATCTGTACTGTTACTTCCTTAATCTTGTCATTGAACAATCCAGGGATCTCCACACGACAGCAGTAAGTTCCTTCATCTTCTTTGGTGGCCCCGGTGATGGTCAGAGACACGTCCCCATGGCTGATGTTCCCCAATAACTCGTATCTGTCCGATTTCCTCCAGGTCACTTTGTGTCCATCAGTCCAGATGATCGCATCATTACACTTAGAATATGGACAACTGCCTTGTCCCCAGCACATTGAGGTAGGAGCTAAAGAATATGTACAAGGTAATGTGACTCTGCCATTCAGTGGACCCGTCACAGGTTCTGCTGGTGCCACCAGACCTGCAAATTGTGGAGACAATATAAGAATACATATAAAAATAGAAATTTGTTAATAACTTCACGAAGAAAGACTTGCAGAACATGAAATAATTCCTACCACCCCCTATCCTGGCCCATTCTATAAGAGAATACTTCAGCTACTGTCTGCCATCTTGATTGTAGGAATCACAGTCTACTGGCACAAACTACATGTCCCAGGATACTTCACTCACATGGACAGGGGTGGCCAGATGACATCTTATCATGGATATAGTAACATAAATTATTATAAATCGTGAGCAGGATGTTGGAGATCCACAGATACAGGACTAACAGAAGAGGCAGCAGCATGTCGCTAACAGGGAGCAAACTGCAAAATAAGTGCTTGTCAGCAGCCCTACATCTACAGAAGACAGCCGCCAGTGATAACAGCAGAAAACACAGAACTATGAAGATTTCCAGTTATCACGCTGTACAGTACATTCTaggatagttatgagatagatagatagatagatagatagatagatagatagatagatagatatgagagagatagatagatagatggatggatagatagatagatatgagagagatagatagatatgaaatagatagatagatatgagagagatagatagatagatagatagatagatagatagatagatagatagatatgagagagatagatagatagatagatagatagatatgagagagagatagatagatagatatgagatagatagatatgagatagatagatagatagataggagatagatagatagatggatagatagatagtagagataaatagatatgaaatagagatagatagatagatagatagatagatagatagataggagatagatagatagatagatatgagataggtatggatagattggagatagatatgaaagagagatagatagatagatatgagatagatatgagagagagatagacggatagatatgagagtgataaatagatagatagatatgagatagagggatagatacatatgagatagatatagatagatagatagatagatagatagataggagatagatagatagataggagatagatagatagatagatagatagatagatagataggagatagagagatatatacatatgagatagatagatagatagatagatacatatgagatagatagatagatagatagatacatatgagatagatagatagatagatatgagatagatatagatagatatgagatagagagatacagatagataaatagatatgagatagattgatagatagatagatagatatgagatatatagatatagatagatagatagatagatagatagatagatagataggagatagatagatatgagatggatagatagatagatagatcagcaTCACCCAATATGGATAAAGTGGAAAAGGGTTGGGAAAATTCACTCTTATGTACATATGGTGGATAATTAAATACATTGGAGATATAAAGATACAAAGTTACACAGATAAATAGACGGATATAGGATACTTAGATAGATAAAGACAGAGAGATAAATTATTACATATAGATAGATAACTAAATAATCCAAATAGCCTTTTATACATGGAGTCCGAGCAGCTACAGACCTGTGGCTAGTAGGACATAGAAGCCGAGTCTTCTCCACAAGTGTCTCATTTCTTGCCTGCAGCCCAGTACATCTGACCTCTCCGCTGGTCTCCTATATGTGCTGACGCCTTTACATGGTTCTGCTTTTTTAGAAGGAAATGAAAGGAAACTTCTTGTAAATAAATCACGTAGATTATAATCTCCACAGTGACCAGAGGAGAACTCTACTAACCATCCGTGAGAAACCCACCGAGTTATGTGATGAATACAGAACACATCACAGCTTCGCTCCTCTAGATATCGGCCTCTGTATGTACcgtgtatgtagatatatatgatTACTCATACCTGAAAATAAACAGATATTTAGACACATTCTGTGGTGGAGCATTAATGAACGGTAACCACTAACGATTCGGCACGCTCGGGTTTGTGGGTTGTTTCAGCAGCCTTCCACCTACATAAATGTGCTTTCAGATAAAGTTCACTGGTTGCCGCTGACACTGCTCATGCGATGTCAATGCACCGTAAGTGTGACCTTTCTCAGTATCTTAGCCTGACACTTCTCACCAGATAGCCTTCACTTACTATATAACTTATAGAATTGATAGTAGACCTTAGCTCAAGGAACAACAAGGTTTTCGCTCTATCACAGTTTGCTGGGCTTTCCTCCTACATCAACTAAATAGATTCCTGATCTGTCCTTAGAGCCATCcatcatttagggctcagtcacacggttgtattgtcactgcgtattatgcacacgtaATACGCTGCTAAAAGCCCACTGTTTTCAATTGGGCCCCTCACATCCTTTTCACGCATGAattatgtgtgtgaaaaaaaacacatgtcctattttagtgagTACTAAGCACCTATGTaagctatggggatttaacatatcAGCAAATGTACATATTACATGTGTATCTGCTGTATACTGCGTATTTTGCGCATGTGACATACACTAGTAACGTAGCGtatattgccctgcaggaaggagaatgccggcaatgtatgcttcagcacaggaagaagaagaggctggaggtgaggtgacccggggactgcaggagacaggagaagatcagcaaggagaagatctggtaaaaagactgcctggggaggaataggtgaatattgaattttcttttttcttatgactgaacccctttaaggggttaagaaacaaGTCTGCTAAAAAAAATTCTCTTTGTAAGACTATTTGGCaaacttttttgttttgcttgGTAACAGTGAGGGCTCATTTATAAAATAAACTATTGCAAAAGACATTGGAAATGTACCCATAATTaccaaactcccccccccccccccgcaaatgTTCTCAGTTCTAACGATCATCAGTAACCACTGTGTAATAAACACATGAATCATCTTATCGCACTGTTTGCTCATTCTCTAACAGAAGGCTGAGAACTGATATTTATGTCACCTGGAATAAAGAAAAGAATACATGGGTGACATTAAAAAATACctcaataataaaacaaaaactatagTGAGTGTCACATACAGACTGTCACAATGCAGGTATACGTGTCATTAGTATTAACAGGTTCTTCATACTAAGAAAACACATTTTCAAAAATGCTATTAGGGGAGTCTGAGATTGGGTTGTCTATTATAGAATGAAAAAGGTGCTACAAAGAGTATCTGTCTGGAGGACCCAACAcatccatgtaatacatgggTGGACCACTGATTTCAAAGAGCATTGTGCAATACTTATTTccacctgtggaggtgctgcagggataTTAAACACTTGCTGACAGGTTTCTCCATGGATTGTAGCTGATCACTAGAGGTTCCAGCAAGGTGATACTTTGTCATTTGCTTATTGCCAAGATGTAAAGAGGATGAAAATAATAACATTGTGTAGTTGCTGATGCCTATTGCAGAACTGCTAATGTTTACTATGTAAATGTTTAGTCTAATTGATGTAACAGCCACTGACTCGGCCCCTGTAGACACTGTGTTCATGGTCTCCATCCCTTCAGTGGCCACTTTAGGGCTTACACTACTGGTCACCATAGTGGCCAAGGCATGTAAATGAATGGTAGGGCATGTCTTGCCCCACAGGGTGGTTTCTGTATTTGGTACAAATGGCAACGCTTGACCAGCAAGCAAGTAGGAGAGGTCTTGTAAGGTTGGGTGTGGCGTGAAGTCTTATGGCCACAGTCTGCGAGAGAGCCCTGGAGATTGCTCAGAGGTTGGGTGCAGCCCGGAAATGCTAGCTGGGAGAAGGCCCTGAAGCCTCCTGATTGGAGCTGAGAGTGCCCTCAATCAGGGATGTTTAATGACCTGCTGCATTGCTGAGAGAGAGAAGACTTCACACGATAGAGACTGTGAGTGTGTACTACTGTTAACAGTTCAGTCTGAGCCACGACAGGCCTGCTGAGCATTTAAAGGGCCTGTATCTTGATCCCGCAAGGGCTGATAAGCCAGGACTGTGTTGCCAAGTTCTAGAGTTAGCATTGCCAATTACTGAAACTGTGTGCAAAGTTAAAGAGTAACTGTACCACTAATTCAAATGCCAAATAAAGACTGTGTACTGCAACGTGTACAATGTCTCTTAATCTACCCATCCAGGGTCTCACAAATGGACTTCAGTCAACTTTCCCTTTAAATGAACTGTTGATACAAATAGCCCAACATTGTGACTAAATTCAAAAATTTCTGCAAAGAGTAAAGCAAGTATATGGTTGTAGCTGTTACTGCAAAACATGACACACGCAGTGTTAACTTTAGAGGGGGCATTTACCTTTTCACACTGAGCCATTGGTGTTGGATAACTTTTTGCCCTCAATAAAGCAGTATTTTGTGCATACTAGGGTTTTGTTTGAAGATCTGGAATAATTGTGACAAATATACAAACATGAAAGAAATCAGAAAggtggagattagagatgagcgagtatactcgtttcgagtaattactcgatcgagcaccgcgattttcgagtacttccgtactcgggtgaaaagattcggggggcggggggaggtgtggcggagcggggggtagcagcggggaacaggggggagccctctctctctccctctcccccccactccccgctgcaaccccccactcacccaccccgccccccaaatcttttcgcccgagtacggaagtactcgaaaatcgcggtgctcgggcaaaaaaggggcgtggcagagtaggttcgctcatctctagtggagatccTTTTTTCATGGCATTGTTTGACTATGTAGGATTGCATTCCTTCAGAAATACGAGGGAGTATTCAAAAGAAGCAGAACTCTTATAGTGGGTAGGGCATTCTTAGTATGGGCTTTTGTTGCTAGGTGAATTTCTATGGAACCCTTCTGAGTCGGTGCACCAGCCaacattgttggggaaggttgcgttcggctccagtgtttttttttcactaagtTGTGAAATGTTATTTCCTTtcccactgctcaaagcactcgTAAGAATAGTCACATGAAGCAGGATCGGGTGAATacagagggtgaggcaagggtgtcatgACGTTTTTTGGCAAACTACTTAACACTTTGTGGGCCAACAAGTGACTGGTTCTTCTGAATGTCTTTAtaagaaccagtcacctgtttgcccacATACTATTGAGTGTTAAGCAATTTCTGACTAAAAATGCCATGACACCCCTGCCTCACCCCCTGTATTCACCCGATCGTACTCTGtgttttgagcagtggaaaaggtaACTAAATTTTACAGGTGCTCGTTGTTCATATGAATCAGTCATCGCAAAACaggcgaaaaactgaacaacttgttgacaAAAAATCACCAAAGCCAAATGCAAGCTTCCCCAACCAGGTCAGAAGGACACCCCTTCGTACATTGTGGATGGAATCACTCTTTGTAAAGTTGTTGCTCAATCGTTTTGCTGTCGTAGATAGAGTGGGAAACAATTAAGGAAAACTGCTGACGATGTAAAGTAGAAGGGGATTGTTAACATGTAATGCTGAAAGATTTATgtaactgatatatatatatatatatatatatatatatatatgtatatatatatatatatattctgcagcgctgtacatcccttgatattttctgtccccattggggcccACAGACTGTACAATTCTACAAAATAAACTTCAGTAGTCATGTGAGCTGAAAGTAATCCTCCGATCGTGGGCAAACAGAGATGGCCAAACcacctgactacctgatgtatattgtgtattagtatacagcggtagtctaagacagtacatgctctgattggtcagcactgatcatgtgggcagcactggtaaTGACAGCAGCATGTAGTGGCTTAGACTAATGATACAAGcttatacacagtgtgcatctcAAATACAGAGAAgaagttcggccatctttgtttgtccagggccggagggtcactttaccaTTTTGCACTTAGATATTGCTTCTTTCTCCCAGAAACAGCAGGACACCAGACCATGAGTTGCTTCTGGTAATGTTACTGagctc
The nucleotide sequence above comes from Eleutherodactylus coqui strain aEleCoq1 chromosome 2, aEleCoq1.hap1, whole genome shotgun sequence. Encoded proteins:
- the LOC136611190 gene encoding hepatitis A virus cellular receptor 1 homolog; translation: MRHLWRRLGFYVLLATGLVAPAEPVTGPLNGRVTLPCTYSLAPTSMCWGQGSCPYSKCNDAIIWTDGHKVTWRKSDRYELLGNISHGDVSLTITGATKEDEGTYCCRVEIPGLFNDKIKEVTVQIHETTSPPEPTDQPFHTPHEFPLPTGSESPFINPKTTSANLIPFTTEQENQKNNEIEDTFTKPAYIVAGVVAVIILISLAALLYSYRHCKRKNKDISRSPAIVSLEGLERTQDRTEPNIYLID